A window of Eucalyptus grandis isolate ANBG69807.140 chromosome 4, ASM1654582v1, whole genome shotgun sequence genomic DNA:
ATCCACGCGTATTGGATAATCCCACACGAATGAAGTGGTTAgtgcaaaattcaaaattttaaaaatgcctATATGGACGCGAAAAGTCGCCAATAGAGAAAGGTGGACTAGTTACTTTTGTAAACATAAATTGCCAAGAAAAACGAGGATAACAAATTGAGAAATAagcgagaaaagaaaaaggcaaatggGCAAGCAAATTCACCTGGAAAGAAGGTTCTATGGCCAAAGTGCAGGGGGAAGTGCCATGGCATGGACAGACAGGTGAGACCACAGGGCCTGTTTAACCATCAGGACCCTCCTCTCGTTTGGGGACAAAACACCCCCCATTGAAATTATTGAATTCACAAAAAAGCTCACTTTAGAGCTTTGCattgacctctctctctctctctctctctcctacctTGGCCAAAATTACTTCTCCGCCAGTCCCATTTTTTCAGCACTGTCTGAagctttccctttctctctctctctctctctctctaccccagCATTATCCGGAGTCATTCACTCCCTCTTTCCCTGCTGAATGCGTTCAGTCAAGTCATGATCCTTCAATTCAGGTACTGTTTCGGTCTTCcatccttctctcttctccatttATGAGCGTTTTCCCTTTCTGGGTTTTGCTCCCGTTCGCCTTCTAGGGTAGGTTTTAGCATCTGGGTCGCCTTCAGATTCGGGATCTGTGCTGTGGTTCCGCTTAAATTTGCAGTCTTGAGATCCAGATCTGATTTTCTTCCACTGTTGTTTGATCGTATGCTTATGtggtgaggcttccaatctcaACTTGAGTTGTTTGTAGATTAATCAAGAACTGAACGAGCTTGCATGATCTTTTGGAGCTGACTATTAGCTCGTGCCTTTACCTTGTAGTGGTCCTTGAAGTCTTTtgctttacttttattttgccttctttttttttatcctttcgtATTCGCAATTTTGAGCTTCGAATTTCTCGGTCGAAATATTGTTCATGGCTCCTTTGGTTTCAGTAGCTGGAGACGAATCCCCTAGTCTCTTGAGTTATTGAGTAACGGATACTTGATTTTATTCGAGGTTTTTATACGGCTTTCTGCAACCCGGAATGTGATGTTAAGCACTACATTGTTGTGAAAGTCTACATTTTTGCTTCTGATTTATCTCAGGTGGAAGTTAATCGGTGCTTTTCAAAATCTgatctttatttttctgtttggtATGTTCTTCTGTGCTGCCTGAAGTGTAGGAAAATATTTGAGTATGACAATGATGAGTTTctgctaatttaatttaacatagTTGATATTTTCCCAGTGGAGAAATTTTCGCCACAACTGAAATTGGACCACAAATTATGTGGGTAAGCAGATGGAAGATGCAGTTCCATTGATGATGAGTCCCGCACCAGGGATAtcttcattttgatttgtttatagATTCGGTGCTTTTGCTGAGTCCTTATGGCCTCAAAAACTACCTCGAGAACTTCCCCTAAGCAGCAAACCAAAGCAGCCGGTTTTGTCGCAGTACCGAGGAATGATCATAGCTTATCATCTTCACAAAACCTGAAGGCAAGCAAGCCCGAGCTCgttaatcatgaaaaatcaccTAAATATCTGCAGAACCATTCGAAGAATGAGTCTGCAGAGCCTGCTGAGAAGAAAAGGTCATCTCGTCCAGATCAAAATGGCTCGGTTGAATCTCTGATCAGTAAAATGAATCTAAGCACTTCCTTGCCTAATCCAGAGCAAAAATCATACGAAGCGCATTCTGCTGCATCTGTTGAGAATGGAGGCTCAAGGGGGACCTCTGTTGATCAGAACAAGAAGACATCAGAACATGGAAGCATGAAGAATAGTTCTGTATCTGGCAAAGTTAGTGACGGCACCAGCAGCCTAGCAAAGACAAGCGGAAGTGGCAAGGTTATTGACCGTGTTGACTTTGTTGAGAGTGGGAAGAGCAGCATGTGTAGAGGGAGCACAAGCAGTGACATTAGTGATGAAAGCAGCTGCAGCAGTTTGAGTAGCAGCGTCAACAAGCCTCATAAAGCAAATGACTTGAGATGGGAAGCCATCCAAGCCGTTCGATCGAGGGATGGGGTCTTGGGTTTGAGCCATTTCAGACTGCTAAAGCGGTTAGGTTGCGGGGATATTGGCAGTGTATATCTGTCAGAGTTGAGTGGAACCAAGTGTTACTTTGCGATGAAGGTTATGGACAAGGCATCTTTAGCTAGTCGCAAAAAGTTGCTCCGAGCTCAAACGGAGAGAGAAATATTGCAGTGTCTGGACCATCCCTTCCTCCCGACTCTGTATACGCATTTTGAGACTGATAAGTTCTCATGTTTGGTCATGGAGTTTTGTCCTGGAGGAGACTTGCACACTCTTAGACAGAGGCAACCTGGGAAATATTTCCCTGAGCAGGCAGTAAAGTACGACTTCATCCTTGATGCTCTTTGATTAAAACTCATACATGTTTGGATTGAGATTTAACTAGTAAAATTTTCCTTTAGTGATTTCATTCTTGGTCGGGGGGCTTGGTGGGGAAGGCTGAGGTAGCTAGGCTTTTAGTTAAGTTGGTCTGCAGTGTCTTTTAAGCCGATGAATATGCTAATTTGTCAACTTTGCAGTAAGAGAGACTTTCTTGTTGTTTCATACTTCGTGTTAATCCCAGGTTACACATGGAGTGGTACACAACCTTTAATTTGACTAGCATGACATAGGCAGTCTACATTTCGGAAAGACGAATGAATTTAATGCTAGCTCAAATAGATCTTCCTAAAACCTAAATGTTTCTTTTGCCTTGTGAAACTTTTCAATGTAGCAAGATGGAGCTAGAAATCACAATGTAGTTATAAAAGATACATCTTCAACCATGCGACTTGCGTGAAATAGCTTTTTATATGGCACTTACATATGAAAAAATCTTAGAGTTGCCCCACATTACACTCTGATCTTTATTTGCAGATTTTATGTAGCTGAGGTGTTGCTGGCTCTAGAATACCTCCATATGCTTGGTATTGTTTACCGCGATCTTAAACCCGAGAATGTTCTTGTGAGGGATGATGGGCATATAATGCTATCGGACTTTGACCTTTCTCTTCGCTGCACTGTGAGTCCAACTCTTGTTAAGACATCAGCGCTCGACTCTGAACCTCTCAGAAAGAACCCTGTATATTGTGTCCAGCCAGCTTGCATTGAACCTTCTTGCATCCAGCCATCCTGTGCGGTTACCACCACGTGCTTCGGTCCTCGCCTGTTCTCCAGTAAGTCCAAGAAGGACCGGAAACCCAAAATAGAAACGGGGAACCAAGTCAGCCCATTGCCCGAGCTCATTGCTGAACCCACTGATGCCCGGTCAATGTCATTTGTTGGAACCCACGAGTACTTGGCGCCTGAAATTATTAAAGGAGAAGGTCATGGAAGTGCTGTAGATTGGTGGACCTTTGGGATATTTTTGTATGAGCTCTTGTTTGGTAAAACCCCTTTCAAAGGATCGGGAAACCGAGCCACGTTGTTCAATGTCGTGGGTCAGCCACTGCGATTTCCAGAGTCGCCTATGGTCAGTTTTGCAGCTAGAGATCTAATAAGAGGGTTGCTAGTGAAAGAACCGCAGAACAGATTGGCATATAAGCGAGGAGCGACAGAGATCAAGCAACACCCCTTCTTTGAAGGTGTGAACTGGGCGCTGATCCGCTGCGCCACACCCCCAGAGGTGCCGAAACCGGTCGACATAGAGCGAATACCAGTACCACTGACATCACCAAGCGAAAAGGCCGCTGTTGCCACCACTATCCCTGATAAGAAAGGTTCTGATAATTATCTTGAGTTCGATTTCTTTTAGTGTACTTGATGTTTAGGtacaatttatattcataaTTCGGGATATAGTTGTTTATCATCATCCTCTGGGGGGTTGTTAGGAGTGAATTTGATGAGTTTCCTTTGCTTGCAAGTTGTAAGAATAGATGGTAAGGAACTCTGTGT
This region includes:
- the LOC104428139 gene encoding serine/threonine-protein kinase D6PKL2, whose protein sequence is MASKTTSRTSPKQQTKAAGFVAVPRNDHSLSSSQNLKASKPELVNHEKSPKYLQNHSKNESAEPAEKKRSSRPDQNGSVESLISKMNLSTSLPNPEQKSYEAHSAASVENGGSRGTSVDQNKKTSEHGSMKNSSVSGKVSDGTSSLAKTSGSGKVIDRVDFVESGKSSMCRGSTSSDISDESSCSSLSSSVNKPHKANDLRWEAIQAVRSRDGVLGLSHFRLLKRLGCGDIGSVYLSELSGTKCYFAMKVMDKASLASRKKLLRAQTEREILQCLDHPFLPTLYTHFETDKFSCLVMEFCPGGDLHTLRQRQPGKYFPEQAVKFYVAEVLLALEYLHMLGIVYRDLKPENVLVRDDGHIMLSDFDLSLRCTVSPTLVKTSALDSEPLRKNPVYCVQPACIEPSCIQPSCAVTTTCFGPRLFSSKSKKDRKPKIETGNQVSPLPELIAEPTDARSMSFVGTHEYLAPEIIKGEGHGSAVDWWTFGIFLYELLFGKTPFKGSGNRATLFNVVGQPLRFPESPMVSFAARDLIRGLLVKEPQNRLAYKRGATEIKQHPFFEGVNWALIRCATPPEVPKPVDIERIPVPLTSPSEKAAVATTIPDKKGSDNYLEFDFF